DNA sequence from the Chitinispirillales bacterium ANBcel5 genome:
TTTCAAACTCCATTCTAAACTTGAATGGTATCGCATCACCTATTTTTGAAACCAGATAGTCTATTGGTTGATAGCTCTCTTTTATACTCTTTAAAAACATGTAGCAGTATCTTTTTGGCTGAAAGTCATTAATTTGCAGAGATCAGAAAAATAGTCATATTAGCGCGATAGTCCAAGCAGAAAAGATGCGTTTTTTTCAAAAATCAGCTCCTTATCTTTACTGCTCAATGTGCTCTTATCAACCCACTGTATACATTCACCCACATCGTACCAGGGAGAGTCGCTACCAAACAAGATGTTTTCGGTGCCATGTTTTCTGCACAGTCTGACAAACTCCTTTTGAGGCATAAACTTATTCACCGCAGAGGTATCAAACCAGATATTTTCACCACAAAGCACCTCTTCTACCCGCTCCCACACTTTCCAGCCACCCATATGCGCCGCCACCATCTTAAGCTTAGGAAACAGATGACGTACCCGTTTTACTGCTTCGGGAAGTGCATGGTCACAGGTGAATGGGCCCGGATCTTTGCCGGTATGAAAAACCACAATGATTCCTGCTTCACTGAGCCTGTCATATATAGGATACAGGGTTTTGTCGTCAATATAGAAATACTGATACTCCGGGTGAAGTTTGATCCCCTTTACTTGAGAAGTGACCAAAAAATCGATCTCCTGCTCCCAGTTATCCATCTCAGGATGAAGCGTTCCGAAGGGAATGATATCGCTGTGTTCTTTTAATTGTGCACTTGAGCGATTGATGCCCTGTACCTGAGGTGGCTTGGTGGAGACGGGAAGGGTAACCGAATGGGTTACACCATTTTGTTTCATAGAGCTTATAAGTCCGCTCAGGGTTCCATCGGTATAGTTTTTCATACCTTCTGAAGTCTCAATCAGTTTATCTATTGCCCTAGGGGCTATCTCTTCGGGGAAAAAATGGGTATGAAAGTCGATAATAGTCATCTTTAATGGTGCTCCTGATGCTCTGTTTAGGTGCATAGGAAAAATAAATAATGTTTGGTGCTTTTACAGAATTTTTATTTGGTGGGTTATTGTGATCAAAGAAGTTGTTGGACCATTTTTTTTGCAGAATCGGCTTATAGTAATTTTGCAGCCAATTTAACACGAAACAGTTTATCGGCTCCTTATCATGCCAGGTGCGGGATTTCATTACCCGGACAATACTAGAATGCAAATAGTGTAATTTTCTGCTGGGATTGTACCTGTTTTTCCAAACCTCTATTTCATAGCGATATCGATATACACCGCTGATTTTTCCAGTTCACCGGGCAAACGGCCCTTTATATCTTCAATATCCTCTATAGAAAGCTTTAGCATCGCAAGACACTCTTTATTAAGAGGAGGAGAAATTAATTCAGGGTTAATTTTATTTCCGGTTTCATAGCATAACCAGTCGGCCAGATTACAAAGTGCAGTGATATCTTTTACCTCTTCATCCTCAGACAGTGCATGGTGTTTAATTATGGGGGTAAAAATCTCCTGAGGAAGGCCCCATCCGGAGATTAAGTGCCGGGCAACATCACTGTGGGTATAGCCAAGCTCCATCTCTTCAGCGTCAAACAGAGGTATCTCTTTTTTGTGTGCTGTTTCAAGTGCATGGTGAAAATCCTCATGCATATACTGCTCCATTACAACTTTGCCAATATCGTGCAACAGACCTGCACAGAACGCTTCATCAGGGTCAAAAAGGGTGAATTTCTTAACCCGAAAAGCAAGCATTTTAGCTGCCAGTCCACAACAAAGAGAATGAATCCAGAAAGCTCTTCTGTCAAATAAAGCCGTTTTTCGCCTGTCGTCCGGGAACATATCAAAAACGGTAAGGCTTAGTACCATAGTATGAATGACCTTGAATCCAAGTATCACCACAGCATTGTTGATATTGGTAATAGAGTGTGGTATACCATAAAAAGCACTGTTTGCCAGTCGTAGGATTTTAGCGCTCAAAGAAAGATCCTGACTAACAAGAGCAGAGATGTCGGTAGAGGATGTCAGAGGATCATTTATCATCCTCATAAGATGTGATGCCACCTGAGGCAGGGTGGGTAGATTTGAAATGTTACGAATCTTGTCGAACAACTCATGGTTAACACTCATGATTTATCCTTCCAAACAGAATATTGCCACTTCAGATAACTATATTATAAGAATAAAGCAGAGGTATTTAAAGATAATTCAGCTCTGTTTTTTTTACTACAAAGCTGTATTGTTACATTTTCCGGCAAACTAAAGAGTTATAAAAACAGCGTTAAGGTATATTGTATGAACCACATAACTACTTCAGTTGTAGTGTTACTTCTTTTTTCTGGTATAAATGCTTCAAAGCTGCACGAAAGTCTTCACCGGCTTGGGCCCGAAGACACGGTGAATGTTTGGGTTTTTTTCACCGATAAACCAGCCACTTTAAATCGGCCAACCGGATCACCCAGGGCACTAAAGAGGCGTGAGCACTACAATTTCAAAGAGGATTTTAGCAGCGTGTCTGTTTGCTCAATCTATATCCAAAGAGTAGAGAGGCTGGGTGCGACTTTGCGTCATCGCTTTGACTGGGAAAACGCAGCCAGTTTCTCTGTGAGTGCCGATAAACTAAATGCAATCGCTTCCTTATCTGTAGTTCGGGAAGTGCGGCCTGTTCTAAGTTTCACCAAACCTGTGGAATCGAAGCGTTTAAAGCAAAAAAGTTTGGGGTATACCGGTCAGTATCATAGTGAGATGGTCGCTGTGGACAGAGCGCATCAATACATCAAAAAGAAAAGAGGGGAGAAACCGGGTGAAGGGGTATTGGTGGCTTTCTTTGATTCCGGGTTCAGACTTGATCACAATTGTTTTAAAGCATTGGTTGAGGATAACAGAGTCATCGCTACCCGAGATTTTGTGGATGGTGGGGTGGATGTGCATGATCCAGATTCTGTGGTCAACAACAATGAGCATCCCTATTTTGGCAGTGATCATCACGGCACCCAGACTCTCTCTGTGGTAGCGGGTTATGAGCAGGGGCAGTTTACCGGTGTTGCTTATGGAGCAGAGTTTGCCCTTGCCCGTACCGAGGATATCGCTGTTGAGGTTAGAACTGAAGAGGACAACTGGGCTGCAGCTGTTGTGTGGGCAGAGAGTTTGGGAGTCGATATAATTTCAAGTTCTCTGGGTTACCGGGACTATTTTTGTGACCCTGATGAGGATTACTTCTTTGAAGATATGGATGGCTATACGACAATTGTGTCAAAAGCTGCACATCATGCAGTTAGACGTGGAGTTATTGTTGTTAACTCGATGGGTAACAGCGGACACTCTCAGAGTGGAACAGTGATAGCCCCGGCTGATGCTCAAGGGGTGATTGCCGTAGGTGCTCTTTCTCAATCAGGTCGCATCGCTCACTTTAGCAGTTCGGGCCCTACCTATGATGGTAGGACTAAACCAGATCTGGTCGCACCGGGTGTGGGAATTCTTGTCCCGGTTGGATATTCAGATAATCTTTACTCTAACACAGGAACAGGCACCTCATTTTCTGCCCCTATTGTAAGTGGGATATGTGCTTTAATTATTCAAAATTCGACAAACAGGGATGTCGGTTACATACACCAGCGACTCTTTTCTTCCGCTTCATTTGTAAGTGGGCAGGATTCAATTGATAATGTACATGGATGGGGAATGCCTGATGCGCTTTTGGCGACTATGCAAGCAGATGAAGTCTTTCTTGCGGTTTTTGACAGCGCAGACAATCCGGTTTCCAGTGCTCTGATAAATGTGCATGGCACTGTGCATAGAACCGATCCTTCTGGTGTGGTCTCTTTTTCGGTTAACGAATCGATACTTCCCGTTACAGTTGATATCTCTGTTTATGACAAAAAACACAAGGAGATTGTGATTGAGTCGCTTCCACATAGTTCTACTCTGGAATTAGATATCCCACCACCTCCAAAACCATATCTCAGAACCTATCCAACGGTGGTAAAAAGAGGGCAGGAGCTAACCATCGATTTTTATGGTGGGCAAAGAAAATTTGGAGCTTCACATGCAGAAATAGTGGTGCGGTCTGTTGATGGAAGATTTGTGTTTGGGGACAGAATCTTTTATCACGGTGGAGGCTCTGTGGGCTACACCTATGATGGTCGGGTTAACGGTCGTAGAGTCGCGCCAGGGCTTTATTATGTCTCAGTATCTTACGGCGGCGTGCGATTTGTAGATCGGTTTCTTATTTCAAAATAGGGTTAGAGTAAAACGATGTGAATTATCGTTGTATGTACCAGTTTACGCCCCAGCGGAATGTGACACCAGGAGAAAAATAGCCGGGTACCCAGGCATGTCTTCTGTTTAAAAGATTATTAACCTTGTAGAAAAGTCTAAAGGAACTTATATGAGCTGAAAGCGTTAAGTTGAGGTCGTAAATAGGGTTGTTCCAGCTGGTGTGTCCTGCAAATAGAACAGGATCACGTTCACTCCAGTAGTCAAAAGCAATTTTACCTTCATAAACAGCGCTTGTACCCGAAGGATCCAAAGTAAGAGAGGCGATACCTGATGCTTTCAGGTGAGGCTTTGTATCGCTTATAAGTGCTCTTGTAGTAAGTGTGAGGCCATTATTAAACCTAATCCCCGGGGCGATTAAGAAAACGTGAGCTGGCTGAGCGTAGGGTGGGGTGTTTTGCGGCCAAACACTTCTTGAAGCCAGGTCCGATAGTCCGTAAATATTTTGATAGCCAAGTAGTAACCCTGCATCCCCATGGCGCAATAACAGTTCTGCTCCAAAGTGGTAGTAAGGATCTGCATCGGGAACAAAAGAAAGTGTATCAAAGCCAGGATAAATAGTATGCGCATCCCTGCGGGCGAACAGGTTAAGGTGGTTATCACCAAAAGTTAAATCCAGTGAAGTGGAAAATAGCGGAGAAAATTGGGTATTAAGTTCTCTGTTAAGAATTGAGTATCCTGCAGAAACTTTAAAAAAGCCACTACCTGTGCTGTTTTCATACAGTGACCGTCGGTAGAAAACCCGGGGTATATTTTCAAAGGTTTTTTGTTCTTCATCATTAAATAGTTCAAGTTTCCGTCTTTTCCCCTGATAATGAAGCCCTGCTGTGTCATTTGGGGTTAAAGCGTAACCAAGGTTTAAAGAATACTCTATTTCGTCTATATCAGCACGTTTTTTTCCTGTGCTCTGGGAATCGGCCGGGAAGACAAAACGGTACCGTTCATCGATAAGCTTAGCAGAAAAATCATAGAAAAGAGGTTCGGAGATGTTCTGTTTTGCCCCAATTTCAAACCGGTAGATATACCTGTCAAGATCTGCCCACTTTAGTGCTGTTGGGGATTGGGTCGGTACATCAAGCGCAAAATCATTGCTGAGGTCACCATAAGATAGTGAACCGTAAAAGTATTGATCTGCAGAATCGATATATTTGATTTGTGCACCGGTAATGTGTTCGTTTGTAAGAGGGTTATAACCTCTGTTCATAAGCAGAGATGAATCTGTAAAGTTTTCATAAAAATCAATTACGTTATTTCTTTCGTGGCTAAACCTTTTGCCTTCAAAATGACGATAATTTGAGAAAAAGTTAAACATCAGATTGCGGCTCAAAGGGCGTGCGAAACGGAATGTAAGTATGTTTTCATCAAATACACCGTTTTCCCAAAAAGCAACTACTTCAGGAGTTGTAAGCTGCTTGGGGAAATGTGTCGCACTGAGCTTGGGGCCCGGACCGATCGTAATGGCATCCATCTGTGTACTGAATGTATAATCTGATCCTGAAAACTGACCCGGAGTTAAAGAAAGACCAGAAGTTGTGTTAAGGTCTATGACATTTCCATAAGGCAGCGCACGGTTTAATGAACCGGAAAGAGTGAAGGGAAAAGAAACCATTGAAGGGTGAAACCGAAGCATCTCTGAGAGTGCGGTACCATCAGTTCTGAAAATATGTGACTCGTTGAGGGCAGTAAAAGAGAAGAGGGGAGTATCTGCAGTGTGCTGATAAAGAGCTCTTCGTGATGTTGCGGGATTGTGAGAATCTTCAACGTTCAACTGGTGCGTTACTGTACAGGTTTCGGTACTGTGAGCCTCAGTAGTAACATCCAACAACAATATAGCAGCAGTTAGTACTGTAATCAAAGGTAAGTTAAACATTTCTTTAAAATACAATAAGCACCTATGATCTTAACAGTATGTTGCCATTTTTTTAAGACTTTTTTTACTCTCAACTATCTGAATGTATTTTAGGTATAATTCAAATGAATTTTGAATCCAGGGAGAAAGGCAATCTATGCTCCGGAAAACTTTTACGCTGTTTTTGTACTGCTCAATTATGCTTATATTTGGGTGTGCCTATTTTAACACCTTTTATAATGCCCGAACTGCTTTTAATGAGGCCTACAGAGAGCATGAACTACTGTTAAATGAGAATCCCGACAGTTTCTATGTAACTCCTACCGAGCAAATGGTATACGGCTACACCCGGGCTATAGAAAAATCGGCGAAAATGATGGATGTGTACCCGGATGCCGATAAATGGCATGAAAGGGCCACCTTTTTGATGGGGCGGGCGCTTTTTTACCGGGGTGATTATACCTTCTCGATAAACCGTATGAGAGATCTGGAAGACACCTTTCCTCAAAGCTCCTATATACCCCAATCATATCTCTACAGAGCAAAATCCCATATTCAGACAGGTGATCTTAACAGTGCTGAAGATTTACTGGATTATCTGCTCTATAAGTATCCGGATATGAATGAAGAACATCAAATTACAATGCTAATGGTGGATATTGCCTTACGGCGTGGCGGTCGAGCTCTTGCCATCTCCATGCTTCAAGAGGTAATGAGTGGCAGATCGGGAGGTAATGTTGGTATTCTATTGCGCACGGCAGAATTATATATCGATATGGAACAATACGCCAAAGCACAGCAATTACTGCTCTCGGCTCCACGTACCAGAAATGTTTTTCTGGCCTACAGAATCGAGCGTGCGCTGCTTAGATGCTACGTGGCTACCGATGAGCTTGAAATTGCACTGGAGCATGTGAATGCAATGCTCAATAACAGGCGTTATTACCAGTATCACTATGAAATTTTGTTTGAAAAAGGGATGGTGCTAAAAGACCTTGGGCGGCTGGAGGAGGCTGTTGCGCTATTCAAACGGATTACTCAGGAAAGCGAAGAATTGGCCGGTTATGCATGGATTGAACTGGCTTTTATATACCAGAGACAACTGGGGGACTTTGAGCTTGCCACAGAAGCCTTTCAGAATGCCTCGGCAGTGCCTGATACAGCGGTATCAAACCAGGCTACACGTAAGTACAATGCTTTAGAGGCAATACGGGCACTTAGAGATCCCGATCCAAACGACACAACGTCCTACGAGCAGCGGGTTTTAAAAATTGCTGAAATATTCAATTTTGAGCTCGGGGTTAAAGATTCTGCCTTCAGCCACTACATGGAACTCGCGGACGGAGAGTGGAAGGATACCTCTATTGCTCCCAGAGCCCTATCGATGGCGGCGATAATAGCCAGAAGTGATATGGCTGATACCACCACAAGTGACAGTTTGCTCAATGTGGTGATCGAAAACTATCCTCAGACAGAGTATGCCCGAAGTGCTCAGCAACTAAAACAGGTTGAAGTCACTGTTCAAACCAGTGGCTCTATCGCCCAAAAGGAGTTTAAAAAGGCTGAGGAGTTGTTGTATGATAAAAATGAACCCATAGAAGCAGTAAAGGTGTTTTATGGTGTCTATAGTCGTTTTCCTGAACTCGATATCGCTCCCAAGAGCCTCTATATGGCTGCTCACGTTTCTGATAATGTGCTTCAAAGAAATCAGGCCGCTTTAACACTGTATCAGACTCTCTGTGATTCATATCCGGAGAGTGAATATTGTATGCAAAAAGCCGGACCCAGAGTGCAGATAGCCATGGACACCATTAGTGCCAGAAGGGAACTGGTTGAAGCTGCCAGGGCGACACAAAAACAACAGCAGATCTCTGAAGATGACACTCCTGAGCTTATCGAAGTGATTGATGAGTTTATAGGGGAGGACTCTACCAAAACACAGAGAGAGTAGGGGAAAAGTGATGTATAAAGCCTGGAATCGCAAAGTCTTTTTTTCCGGGTTTGCTGGGCTATGGTAGAACTATCATGGATTAAAATTGTTGTTTTTGCTGTTTAGAAAAAAAACACAGAGCGTTTTTGTAACCTACCTGCGTCTTACTAATTAAAAGGGCAAAATGAATGAGTGAGTCACAAACTTCTTCTTGCTGTGAACTGAGTAACCTGTATAGGCGCTATGCATCGGTAGTGCACTCACGCTGTGCTTCTATTCTTAAATCAGAGGATGAGGCGTGGGATGCTACCCAGGAGGTATTTATGAAGCTTTCCAGATCGCTTCCATCAATTAAAAGCAAAAATGCTATCTTTTCCTGGCTTATGAGTGTGAGTACAAACCATTGTATCTCTCAGCTGCGCAAAAGGAGGTTGGAGGAGTTCAATGAAGCTATTCATTTCTCAAACCCCGCTCTTCCACCTCAGGAGAAGCGTTTTGTGATGAAAGAGCTTTTTGAGAGGTTCATGATGCCCTGGGATAAAAAAGTACGAGAGGTGCTTTTTTATACCTATATAGACGGCTATAAACAGCATGAGATTGCTAAACTCACCGGATTGGGTGAATCTACCATACGCAAATACCTCACCCGATTTCGCCGGGCATGTGGTGAGGCGAAGGTTAATCCAAGGGAGGTTATATGAAAACTGAACCTGGAAAACTTAAACTGCAACTCTTCTTTACCGGTGAATTGCAGGGAGATGAAGAGCGGGAGATAAAAAACCACCTTCAGCATTGTGAAAAATGCAAAGCGTACCTCAAAGAGCTTGAAGCTGAACG
Encoded proteins:
- a CDS encoding tetratricopeptide repeat protein, with the translated sequence MLRKTFTLFLYCSIMLIFGCAYFNTFYNARTAFNEAYREHELLLNENPDSFYVTPTEQMVYGYTRAIEKSAKMMDVYPDADKWHERATFLMGRALFYRGDYTFSINRMRDLEDTFPQSSYIPQSYLYRAKSHIQTGDLNSAEDLLDYLLYKYPDMNEEHQITMLMVDIALRRGGRALAISMLQEVMSGRSGGNVGILLRTAELYIDMEQYAKAQQLLLSAPRTRNVFLAYRIERALLRCYVATDELEIALEHVNAMLNNRRYYQYHYEILFEKGMVLKDLGRLEEAVALFKRITQESEELAGYAWIELAFIYQRQLGDFELATEAFQNASAVPDTAVSNQATRKYNALEAIRALRDPDPNDTTSYEQRVLKIAEIFNFELGVKDSAFSHYMELADGEWKDTSIAPRALSMAAIIARSDMADTTTSDSLLNVVIENYPQTEYARSAQQLKQVEVTVQTSGSIAQKEFKKAEELLYDKNEPIEAVKVFYGVYSRFPELDIAPKSLYMAAHVSDNVLQRNQAALTLYQTLCDSYPESEYCMQKAGPRVQIAMDTISARRELVEAARATQKQQQISEDDTPELIEVIDEFIGEDSTKTQRE
- a CDS encoding HDOD domain-containing protein translates to MSVNHELFDKIRNISNLPTLPQVASHLMRMINDPLTSSTDISALVSQDLSLSAKILRLANSAFYGIPHSITNINNAVVILGFKVIHTMVLSLTVFDMFPDDRRKTALFDRRAFWIHSLCCGLAAKMLAFRVKKFTLFDPDEAFCAGLLHDIGKVVMEQYMHEDFHHALETAHKKEIPLFDAEEMELGYTHSDVARHLISGWGLPQEIFTPIIKHHALSEDEEVKDITALCNLADWLCYETGNKINPELISPPLNKECLAMLKLSIEDIEDIKGRLPGELEKSAVYIDIAMK
- a CDS encoding S8 family serine peptidase, with translation MNHITTSVVVLLLFSGINASKLHESLHRLGPEDTVNVWVFFTDKPATLNRPTGSPRALKRREHYNFKEDFSSVSVCSIYIQRVERLGATLRHRFDWENAASFSVSADKLNAIASLSVVREVRPVLSFTKPVESKRLKQKSLGYTGQYHSEMVAVDRAHQYIKKKRGEKPGEGVLVAFFDSGFRLDHNCFKALVEDNRVIATRDFVDGGVDVHDPDSVVNNNEHPYFGSDHHGTQTLSVVAGYEQGQFTGVAYGAEFALARTEDIAVEVRTEEDNWAAAVVWAESLGVDIISSSLGYRDYFCDPDEDYFFEDMDGYTTIVSKAAHHAVRRGVIVVNSMGNSGHSQSGTVIAPADAQGVIAVGALSQSGRIAHFSSSGPTYDGRTKPDLVAPGVGILVPVGYSDNLYSNTGTGTSFSAPIVSGICALIIQNSTNRDVGYIHQRLFSSASFVSGQDSIDNVHGWGMPDALLATMQADEVFLAVFDSADNPVSSALINVHGTVHRTDPSGVVSFSVNESILPVTVDISVYDKKHKEIVIESLPHSSTLELDIPPPPKPYLRTYPTVVKRGQELTIDFYGGQRKFGASHAEIVVRSVDGRFVFGDRIFYHGGGSVGYTYDGRVNGRRVAPGLYYVSVSYGGVRFVDRFLISK
- a CDS encoding amidohydrolase family protein is translated as MTIIDFHTHFFPEEIAPRAIDKLIETSEGMKNYTDGTLSGLISSMKQNGVTHSVTLPVSTKPPQVQGINRSSAQLKEHSDIIPFGTLHPEMDNWEQEIDFLVTSQVKGIKLHPEYQYFYIDDKTLYPIYDRLSEAGIIVVFHTGKDPGPFTCDHALPEAVKRVRHLFPKLKMVAAHMGGWKVWERVEEVLCGENIWFDTSAVNKFMPQKEFVRLCRKHGTENILFGSDSPWYDVGECIQWVDKSTLSSKDKELIFEKNASFLLGLSR
- a CDS encoding RNA polymerase sigma factor, encoding MSESQTSSCCELSNLYRRYASVVHSRCASILKSEDEAWDATQEVFMKLSRSLPSIKSKNAIFSWLMSVSTNHCISQLRKRRLEEFNEAIHFSNPALPPQEKRFVMKELFERFMMPWDKKVREVLFYTYIDGYKQHEIAKLTGLGESTIRKYLTRFRRACGEAKVNPREVI